The segment actggaccacactTTAGTGAGACAATGTTGCCATTTTTAAGTAGTGTATAATACAGTAATCTGTCAAACTTGACTGATTTCTTGGTCTTTTAGTTCATTGTTGGGATTACCGCCGATTTGTTACAACTAAAGCTAAGATTGAACCCGCTGAGGAACTCAAGTTCTCCACAGCCAAGATATCAACTAACTTCTCAAACTACTCCTCGTGGCATTATCGGAGTAAACTTCTTCCGTTACTGTATCCTGATCCTGAGAATAAAGGACGGATCAAAGAGGAAATCCTGCTGCAAGGTACGAGACAAACTTTGAATAAAACTCAATCACAGTGCTAGTCCAAATTGCCCATTGTTTTGTTGTACGTGTTTCATTTTCACTTGTTATTTACTCTTCTTGCTTTTTGTTGGTGCCAGtttcacattaatttttgttcttgcTGCACAGGAGGCAACTAAGGGGGTCAAGTGAATTTGAGTTGTGCCAACTGGTCAGGGCTGGATAAGAAAAAGACAAGAAAGAATTTCATCAACtgtcaaacttgtttttttttaaacatttatgcCAAATAAATTTCACACAGTGGCTTAGAAAAGTACAGAACTCCAGGAGTGCTTTGAGTCGCAGGCAGTGCTAACTCTAACCCTAACACTAACCCTACTGACACCCTTGCAAGCTAGATCCACAGAGCTGCATTGGTTATGCAATCCATGACCAGCACCAAGACAAtggtcttcttctttttaactGTCTCTTTCTTGCTTTTGTGGTTTCTTCAGAATATGAACTGGTCCAGAATGCCTTCTTCACTGACCCCAACGACCAGAGTGGTTGGTTCTACCATAGGTGGCTCCTTGGAAGAGGTCAGtaacaaggtcaaaggtcaacattgAAAAGATGAATTGGTGcctttgttttttacattttgtgttaaaaccaaattgttttgtaaaatgGAATAATTTTAGTATATATCAGACATCAGAGAATTGTCttccttaaaatatttgtagatttgttttttaaatggtgAGAAAACTGATTAACATTTTGGGAATGTGTTTGATGTTAAATCTTGGAAGGATGACATTTCTTCTGAGTTCATTTCATTCTTTTTACCAGCATCTTGGCCTTACATTGTatgaaaaacatacaaaatatagTTCTAATAATACTTATAATGATTGTTGAAAAATTGCTTTCCATGTCACATAGACATCACAAAGTGTTGTTCCATAAAAATCCAGAAGTTAATAAGTTAATAAAAATatagatacatttatttattttttgatgaATTCCTTGTTTTTACTGACAGCTGACAAACCTCAGGAGATCCAGCTACTCTACGTTTTCAGAAACCCAGCTCGGATAATTGCAGTCTTTGCTCAACCCATTAATCTTGCTGAGAATTCTTCAGAGATATCTGTGACTATTGACGGAGAGAAGAGTCTTGGTGCTTGGAGGAACTCAAAAGGAACAAAGGACCATGCCTTAGTTTGGGTATCCTTGTATTAAGAAGCAATGAGGCAGTGTTGTTGATGCGAGTCGTGACTTGgactcaagtgggattcgagTCACCAATTTCATTTACTTGCGACTTGACTTAACTTGGCTTCGGGCAAAattacttgtgacttgacttgacttgtgCAAAAATCActcaacaataataattttgattttacgACAGTGCAGTTATTGTTTAGAATAAATCTGGGAAGTCTAGTCTTCGGCGTTGATGCCAACTATCCCTATGTTTATGAGTGCTCAGGGATATGCAGATGTACGGGTGCACCTGCCTATTGATATCTTTGAGCAGGATTTTGTTGTATAAGTTTGTCACAACATCGTTGGATCGGGCTTAGGGCGACATtatgtgacttgacttgacttgcaaAACTTCAACTCCTGATTTGACTCCTGAAAacttgacttgtgacttgacttgagcaaaagtTACtggtgacttgacttgacttcggaaaaaaatgacttggttaCAGCACTGCAATGAGGAAAACATTGGAATTATGTAAAATGTCGTTTTGATCAATTCTAATTTATTATCAATTAATTGGTGGCAATGTGAGCTGAGTATTATACTTTCCTGAGTTAGAATAATTTGTTTAGATACATGAAGTGAATGCTAATGTGTTGACAGCCTCCCATGATGTGTGTTTATCAATGGAAGACACTAATGTCGGAAGACAATGCAGGATGTCTGAAGGTAAGTATTGCTTTATTCGATGTTTCGATGTGCAATCATATAAAGGGatggtatacctttggtttttacaACCGTTTGATTGTTCTACTCCTATATAAgtcgatatacatgtatacaacatAACTAACAttggaaaatttcatttcaaaaggtggaagCGTGTTTTAGATAttgccaaaaaaaaattgagtagtttagtccatgcaggaagaacaaCTGTGTAATTggaacacaatctgagaaatgtttcatgctgaaaaaaagttttcagattgaaatatttttttaatctctCTCTCCCACTTTACTTAGGAGGGAATTGTTTCTAAAAGTTATAATAACTGAAGTGCTTCTTATCAAGTCAGTTTAATACAGGTCATACATTTTAAGACtcattaccaaaggtataccctcccttaaTCTTTTTTTATCCAAACCACAAtgcttcaaagtgaaatgtttcttgtcAAAAGCTGTCGaactaaccaagtaagttttttattgtCTTTAATTTTTAGGAGTGTTTAACGCGCGTATCCTTTCACTTTTAAGTTGGTTCCTAATATCTTGACTTTGATGTTGATTTCCAGATGAGACTGAGTCCTGGAGTAGGGACACAACGGATGCTATGGGCCTCTTCTCTGCACAGCTAAGTGTAGAGAAGTCTGGGGTCCTGACCCAGGAACTAGAGTCATGCCAACAACTACAGGAGTTGGAACCTGATAATAAATGTAAGgatttgaagttttgcatggtgGTAGTACAATTAGTTGAGGTTTGTGATAGCACCGTCTTTCCTGCTTAAGaggatcggagcatactgattgaaatgtcgagttgtcaaccaccggttcatTATAGAACCAAcaccactcaaaagagatttacacatgttgCTACCTTGCAACCTCACCTCAAAAATGTATGGTGATACTTCATTGAAGTAAATGGATCTAAATAATTACTACCACTTAAATTCAGGTCCCTTTCTAACCCTCCAGATCCACCCCCCATACAAATACAAACCCCCTTGAAGATTATGCATTGAAGTTAATCATGTCAAATAGGCACTTTGTTCATCGAGTAAAGTGGGGCAGTGGGGTTGGcgaagtggtatctttcctcaccttcgacccctaggaccctggttcaaatcccacaagGGGCaatatgtggattgggttttcagtccctacctgactgcataattctctgggttttcctcccacatttaaaactgaaacctCTCCTTTGTCATTTCTGCATTCAGTTTTTGGCTCGGTTAAAAGATTAAGTTCACTTTCCTTGGTCCTCGGATTCACAACCAgaagaaatgaaatgaaagcttCAGCCCATCTAAGAAGATCTTAATCTTAGGCCAATCTAAAGATGACATGATGATGTCGACTTGACTCATTAAACTAACGAGACATCATTATCTCCCCTCCATCATCGTTCTAGGGTGTCTCCTGACCATCATTCTGCTCATGAGGGCGGTAGATCCTCTGCGATATGAAGAGGAGACTCTACGCTACTTCCAGACACTACTCAAGACGGACCCCTGTAGGGCGGGGTACTTCAAGGACCTTAGAAGCAAGTTTGTCATCGAGAATGAAATCACTAGAAACATGCAAACTGGTAGCAGGGAACTGGATTTATCAGATAAGGTATTTATTTTCAAGATTGGGAAATTCTGTTAAAGGGAAAGTAAACGTTTGGCAAtcgctcttaaaattaatggcagttAAAAAATGTGGTTAAAAGCGTACAGCAGCTTTAGATAGTATTAAGAATTTTGAgatacatttcactttgaagtaatgtggttatgaaaaacaatattagtttttatccccctattCCCATtcgggattattcttcctgcttggacatatTTACTCCAGATTTTGGGCGATATCTTAAAAACCTGACCACCTATAATTATATCTTCATTTTtgtaagattaaaacaatcaccGGTTCCAAATACCtcaggtatactttgcctttaaccaaagtttttttaacaagtttaaaacaaaattgtagattCAGCTTTTTAATCTTGGATTGTTTCAGGAAATCTTTGGCAGTATTAATTTAATGAAATTTAGAGGCAGACACCAAATCAAATGAGCACATAAGCAACATGTTAGAACTTCACAGCATATCCTTGTGATCAAATTTTTTCTACTgtaattttattcaaaataaccaAACTTCTAATTTCATCTTCCTACAGCACCTTACCAGTTTATGCCACACAGAGCTAATGGTGCTAATGACCCAGGTCAACTTATCATCCAATCAGCTTTCATCTCTCAAAGGTTGCCATGCATTGCAGTGTACTCGCACCTTATTGGCCGACAACAACACACTGGAAGATCTGACAGACCTTCAATATTTGCCCGACTTGGAAACGTTATCAGTAAAGAACAATTGTATCCTTTTAATGATTTATCTCAAACAGGGGAGTGTTTTTGTTAAGATAACCAATAACCATTTGGGTTGATTTGCCATTTAAGTAgggtttaaaactttgcatggcggtAGCATAATCAGGTGATGTTTGCGGTGAATCTCTTTTGAATAATGTTGGTTATGAAAGGAATCGTtcgtttcaactcaacgttacgatcagtatgctctgatcgtcttcaggagaatgttgGACTCTTTGCGCACTACCGAGCCAAGCCCCTACAAggcagtacttaagcagcatccagcaacagagtccagcatcctcctgaagacgatcaaagcatatactgatcaaaacattgagttgtcaaccaccggttctttttagaaccaacaccaatcaaaagagatttacacatggtggtACTGAAAACCCCACCTGGTTGCCTTTCATGCCAATATCAAAACAGGTATTGATTACAGCTGCGAAAACACACAATGTTTCATTGTgtaaaggtaaaaccaaaatgacatCCTTTCTCCCTAATGCAAATATACACAACTATGGTTTTGTTCGCGGTACGTAGATTGCAGGATTCAAACACAGTTTAGACATCTGCTCAAGAATGCtggggtgggttcgaatctaaTCGAGTCGAATGGGGACTTTTGAGTCTTACACATTTTGCAGTTTGCTATAGAAGGGTTTGGGATTGTAAGGGTTAATAATAACTTGTAATGAACCGATTATTTCCCTTAACTTGTTGTATCAGCTATCAAGACAGTACAGAATCTCCAAGCATTACAGTCCTGTGCGAGACTACAGAGTTTAGACGTGAGCTCCAACCCTATATGTGACATTCCAGAACTCAAAACCAGAGTGAAAGAATGTCTTCCAAAGCTTGTTTTACTAAACGGAGAAACCATTTGAAAAGTTATATATGTGCCGGTTTTCACCTGTTCACTTTATGAACAATAGTTTGAAAACAACTGATGTAGCAGTGAtattcaatagaccttatgcacatgtcgtcatttcagtagggcgccctcacccagaggtcaaaaggagactgttcattggccaatactgtgcgccgcgcgtacaaatctgtgcatctcgattgtttcgtcaccgtttttcctttaagatggtggctggatgacggcaatgcataaggtctattagcAATCACTGTGTCAATGATGAAGACAAATTGCTTGAGTTTGTTAAATACAAGATCACTGCTCACCTTTGTCCATTGATCAAACGAAAGAAGAGAAGATCTGAAAAGAGTCACTCAATATTTATCTGTTAGTCATTtggtgtctttaaagtaaaaagTTAACCTGTGGTTGTGCACTTATTATCAAATAGCGTCATCTTCTCTTAAATGATTGCAGACAAAAACCCAACATATCCAGACAGTTTactctgctttttttttaatacaaaaacattACTTCCAAAGAAGTGATACAATCAAAATGttaacaacaaatacaaaatataatcgCATGTTGCAAttcatgcctgtgattttacAACTATTGATTTCAATTACTTCGATAATAGGACCTCTTAACAGTAATAACAACAACTGAAACAAATGTTGCTACAAAATCATGTCACTAGACCCCAATAtcttaaagctgttaagcaaaaaaaaaatgctcagcAAACTTTGTTGCTTAGCGAAAAAAGAAGGGGGTAgcagtcacaacaatgtcaactaaatggaatgttggctggtaacatgtttctgCCAAGCAAagtttgtctgtgcttagcaagtttttgtgcttccaTGGTTTATACAAATATGTCCATAATATATTTGAAGGATTAGATTTGAGAAAAGCAAATCATGTTTGGCAATTTCTAACGCTGTGAATGAACTATTTAGGTTAACAACCTGGTGTACAAAAATATAGAATTATTATTTGACAGTACATTTTGGTGTGTCGTAAGAAATTATTCCATGTTAAATATAACAAGTGTAAAATGAAATTGataaacaaagttgtttgttttacttcacAAACCAAAAGAAtaagtaattgttttaaaataaccaATGCTATGAAACTTTCTTTAAAAGATGGCCAGAGCATATTATTCcaaacatcatttttttttcaaaaatcaccACTAAAAAGgttgcaggttcgaatcccaacaagctaaccgctgatttcacaatgactggaATATGTATTGTCATCTAactactgaatcacaatttcttgatttgtgaaaCTCATAATCATACCAATAAAGCATTGTTTGTATGTATGAGAGAAATTGGCTGTAGCCAATCCCCTTGTGGCAATGTGAAATATCAATGTTtaacattacttttttttattaaaagcatttaatgtttgttttttttgtcaatctATGTAATAAACAcaattactacatgtatatgactGACCTTTCCTAATCATCCAAGTCCCAATTCTTTGTTTTACTGAAGTGTATGACacatttgctgtggtgccctgttgTAAAGTTCCaataaaaattgacattttcctcacAGAGGTGCACCTtaccaatttgagctcaattggtcgtcgaagttgcgagatataaacgaaataaaaaaatcaccatgatcacacaaagttgtgtgctttcagatgcttgattttgagacctcaatttctaaatctgaggtctcgaaatcaaattcatggaaaattactgctttctcgaaaaactaagttacttcagagagagccgtttctcacaatgtttgataccatcaacctctccccattactcgttaccaagtaaggttttatgctaataattattttgagtaactaccaatagtgtccactgcctttaagagcaaagTGCAAGGCCTGACACTGACTTACTTTTTTTTAGAACAAGACCCACATCTAATAAAAGTTACTCCAACATTATTGTACGTTTACTCTTATCAATGCAGACAAATCTTAACAGTAAACCTACAACTAATACCTGCTGAACAAATGAAGAAActactaaaaaatatattttacaaaaataaacttaGTCAAAGGATTTACATACTTACAAAGCCAAGAAAATTCAATGTCTTCAATAACTTTTAATTGCACTTTCTTTTTGCAAGAGGTGGGAAAAATTGCTTAACAAagtaattatttaaataatatttggCTGGCTGAGGGCTTTAAGCTGGAGGCTTTTTATCTTAGATTCTAGTCATCCCTTAATTGTCTACTAGTTGAGACTTCATAGTTATTTTACTTGACTGTCATCAATCTTCATCATGGAGAAGCCATTTTACATTTCTGGCATTCAAACCAACATAACCTAGCCtcactaccatgggcagcgtgcCGTATCGATGCCTCACGTCACTAACATAGGGATGGACtaagaaaacaaacactgaTTTGGCTCCCACAAGTGTCTAATTTGCGTGCTTGTTTGTTCAAAACTTTCAAGCGCTTGTAAGACGCTCAGTATGTACGTGTgaaaatgcaagtattttgatGTGGTTCACTTTCAAATGCATCATGATTTTAGAAGGTCACCCTAAACTATCACAAGACATACAATGTATCACAAGATCCAATAAGAATGAGAGAAGACCAGTTGCTCTTTGACTTGATGCGTCTATTGCGTATGACCATACTTAAACCGGCGCATAGAGTGGATCGGCCACAGGCTTAAATAAATCTAGCACACTTCAATgaaccaattccaggggttacgAGTGAGCAAGGCATGCTGTGAAAAAATGGCCAGCGAGATTGAACACCCCAGGGAACGAGGTTGAATAATAGTCAGGTCCCTTGGAGCGGGTTACTGCCATCAATGTTTACGGAGTGGAGGGGATCGGCACCGTATTGAGGAGGAGGCTGATGTGGTTTGGTCATGTGGAGAGAAAGGAGGATGCCAACTGGGCCATCGTAATTATGGGTGGGCCCACACCTGTTGTCCGACCATGCAAGACATCCGCCCCACTGATTGAGAAGATCAAGGAGCGCCGGTTGCGCCTTGCTGGTCACTGTCTATGGCAACCAGAGCTACCAGCCAATAAAGTCATCGTGTGGGAGCACACTCAAGACAGGCGTGGTCCCGAAAGACCCACCAAGATCATGCTCAAGACCCTGATTGAAGATGCAGGAGTAAGCAACAAGGAGGAGCTAATCAGCTGTATGCAGGATAGAGTTGTGTGGTGTGTCATACATCGAGCAAGACTCAAACTTGCGGCAACGTGACAACTTGGGTcgactgagtgagtgagtgagtgagtgtcTAGATACCAGACTCAATCAACCTTCCCCAAGCAAGAGCCAATGAGTAACAAGATTCTCGCTCATTTGATGCCTGAAGAATTATGACAGACAAGATGTCATTGTTACAAGGTAGATGTTCCAAATGTCAACCAAACCACCATCAAACTACCAATCTCTCATTTATTTATCAACATGGGAATCTACCAGCGCCATCTTGAATTGTATCACAGCAtcttttcttttgagaaattctgAACTTGCAGTTAGTGAGCAACCCCGTTTTCAACTTTTTTCCTGAGTTTCGGAACAAAAGTATCACTTAAGACAGAAGTTCTGATCCAGCAGAATGCTACTTTGAACCAAACTCTTTTCACATTTGGAagtaaattcaattcaaacagcATTACTTGTTTAGAGATTTTGCTTGAGCTATCCTGTGCTAACTTCAAATGCATGCAAGGCAAACAAAGTTTGCACCGTCCAAAAATTGGCACACtgctaattaaacaaaaaatcaaatataAAAGATTGCGCTCGAAAGAACActcatttgtgcatttttttaaatctcatttTTGGGGGAAAGAGGCCAAAGGCCGGAATGCATCACCAATACTGAACTTTATCAACTAAGCAATGTCACACCAGCATCAATAACACACAAGCAATGACTAAAGCTGATCGAACGCGCAACTAGGCATGACACTCCTATCTCAATACTCCTGAACAAGAAGACCCTACCTACAGAACCCTATCGTAGAGGTGGAGCACTTATGAGCAACTaccaacagcaaaaaaaaaagagtttcaaGATCGCCTTGACGTCACATACACCAGGCTTCTTATGAGGGTACAGAACATCTCATGGCGTGAGCACAAGACCACAGAACAGATCTACGGCGATTTCCACCAATCTCGACTACTGTTGCTCAACGCAGAGTCCCCTTCGCAGGTCACTGCTTTCATGCTAAAGACAAGGTCATTCCTGACGTGTTATTTTGGAAACTGCCGTGCCCTAATAGAGGACCTCGACCACTCAACTACATCGACGTGATCGGTAGAGTCACGGAGGCTGAAATCGTGGACCTTCCAAACTTGATGAGGGCTATAAAACACCGTCGGCGTGACGTTAGGCATGGAATCTCGGTTGCGaccgctaaatgatgatgatggtattGGAACAAAGCAACTTCACCCAGCCACTCAACATGCTGGAAACGAACatctaacaaaacaaacaaagtagcCACTGAGCAACGCCTGTGCGCCGTACAATGATGGCGGGGGTTTGCCGAATTCCCTTGGCACAAAGATCACCGAAACAAACAAATGTTCCACATTCCTAGAAATGATTTGGAAATTTCATCAACAGACAAACCAAAGTGTAGTCCTGAATAGTTGTGGTCAAGTCAGAATATGTTCATTTAGTGACAGAATTAAACTTCAATTAGTGTTCACTTTCAATGAACtgcataaataaaaactttatttttttactttcaacGAGAGAAAAGAGGCACTCCTTCAAAGGTCACTTTCTTCCTGCTCCTAAAATGTAAACCGAAAAATATCCATAAAAATCCAGAACAAGGCATCAGAAGTTCGACCAAACTAAACATTAAGTAGTATcggaaaacaaagaaaaagtgaCAGAGCGGGACTTAAACCTGTTTCCTCCAGATTAACTTGCCAGTGCTCTACGTACTGAGCTATCTAGGCCTATGTTAGCGGTCTCCCTGTTTGTCAGTATCTTTGATCGGgatgccagtcaaaagccatacaacctgtaactgccatatagctagggatcacacccaagttctCGATACATTGCAAGCGGCAGCACAGGGATCACAATAAGTCTTTGTTCTACCCAAAGCTATTTAAAACTTGCcaaatcagtttccc is part of the Asterias rubens chromosome 4, eAstRub1.3, whole genome shotgun sequence genome and harbors:
- the LOC117289325 gene encoding geranylgeranyl transferase type-2 subunit alpha-like, translated to MHGRLKVKTTAEQQEAKRKEREKKLKVYSGATQRIIQKRKNGEFDEEALEFTNQLLSANPDYYSLWNYRREIFLELTKTSPSEDLQSRYSKELSFLESCLMVNPKSYGAWHHRCWVMEHMPEPDWSREVSLCNKYLEYDERNFHCWDYRRFVTTKAKIEPAEELKFSTAKISTNFSNYSSWHYRSKLLPLLYPDPENKGRIKEEILLQEYELVQNAFFTDPNDQSGWFYHRWLLGRADKPQEIQLLYVFRNPARIIAVFAQPINLAENSSEISVTIDGEKSLGAWRNSKGTKDHALVWIHEVNANVLTASHDVCLSMEDTNVGRQCRMSEDETESWSRDTTDAMGLFSAQLSVEKSGVLTQELESCQQLQELEPDNKWCLLTIILLMRAVDPLRYEEETLRYFQTLLKTDPCRAGYFKDLRSKFVIENEITRNMQTGSRELDLSDKHLTSLCHTELMVLMTQVNLSSNQLSSLKGCHALQCTRTLLADNNTLEDLTDLQYLPDLETLSVKNNSIKTVQNLQALQSCARLQSLDVSSNPICDIPELKTRVKECLPKLVLLNGETI